From a region of the Hymenobacter jejuensis genome:
- a CDS encoding M23 family metallopeptidase, protein MAALLLTTTGLRPAPYRGEVHAPAKPGAAQAELKGPRPHPTVEQGFFMFPIKPGKPNYLAGAMGELRPNHFHGGLDIKTDGRVDLPVHAAADGYISRLKQSSFGYGNVLYITHPNGLTTVYGHLNRFVGPVADELRKRQYEKETYELELFFDKDQFPVKRGDVVALSGNTGGSGGPHLHWEVRDADDHQLNPLQWGGFTEIQDHVPPTLQAFAVEPLTIEARVQNRFDKAVFVPKVQPAPGTAFAWPDTISAYGTVGLLLQGFDRFDVVWNKYGFQRVEVRVNGEPLYTHVVDDVPFPDGSRMINQHTDYEWRFTNGRLLEKLFVDDGNTLSMYTTGPNRGKLHVEDGKIYNVEVHMLDSYGNSTPLSFVLRGQKPAYYKTGSATVQRPVLRYDITRNILKIIAADPDTASQGANVMLYRGAKRLALKPSYTVQGQNTYLFDLRAGLPDSMQFGRTTRRFDRQAIIPAGEDFSFSNAHLNLSFGPQTLFDTLYLQTSYKDGLWTVQNQRTPLAQPLRMTLKPEQEVVDKERSAVYMINASGGRLYQGGKWNGNEITVPIKLFGSFRILADTIPPTVKLTRKSPAGLSFQVGDNLSGLSSYRLLVNGKWRLLRYEYKTATLFTDSQDHTVPLTGEAELHLTDQAGNEKVLAFRI, encoded by the coding sequence ATGGCAGCCCTGTTGCTCACGACCACCGGTTTGCGCCCAGCCCCCTACCGCGGCGAAGTACACGCACCCGCCAAGCCCGGCGCAGCCCAAGCCGAACTGAAAGGCCCGCGACCGCATCCGACCGTGGAGCAGGGCTTTTTTATGTTCCCCATTAAGCCCGGCAAGCCTAACTACCTTGCCGGTGCCATGGGCGAACTGCGCCCAAACCACTTCCACGGCGGCCTCGACATCAAGACCGATGGCCGCGTGGACTTGCCCGTGCACGCGGCTGCCGATGGCTACATTTCGCGCCTGAAGCAGTCGTCATTTGGCTACGGCAACGTACTCTACATCACCCACCCCAACGGTCTAACGACCGTGTATGGCCACCTCAACCGCTTTGTGGGGCCCGTGGCGGATGAACTACGCAAGCGCCAATACGAAAAGGAAACCTACGAGTTGGAGCTGTTTTTCGACAAAGATCAGTTTCCGGTGAAGCGCGGCGACGTGGTGGCCCTCTCGGGCAATACGGGCGGCTCAGGCGGCCCGCACCTGCACTGGGAAGTTCGCGATGCCGATGACCATCAGTTGAATCCGTTGCAGTGGGGCGGTTTTACCGAAATTCAGGACCACGTGCCGCCTACCTTGCAAGCCTTTGCTGTAGAGCCACTTACGATTGAAGCCCGCGTTCAGAACCGATTTGACAAGGCGGTATTCGTGCCCAAAGTGCAGCCGGCACCCGGTACCGCTTTCGCTTGGCCCGATACCATTTCGGCGTACGGCACGGTGGGCCTGCTGCTCCAGGGCTTCGACCGCTTCGATGTGGTTTGGAACAAGTATGGGTTTCAGCGGGTGGAAGTGCGCGTAAACGGCGAGCCCCTGTACACGCACGTCGTGGATGATGTGCCGTTTCCGGATGGGTCGCGCATGATCAACCAGCACACCGATTACGAGTGGCGCTTCACCAACGGCCGGCTGCTGGAAAAGCTCTTTGTCGACGATGGCAACACGCTGTCGATGTACACAACGGGGCCCAACCGGGGCAAGCTGCACGTTGAAGACGGCAAGATTTACAACGTGGAGGTGCACATGCTGGACTCCTACGGCAACTCTACGCCCCTGAGCTTTGTGCTGCGCGGACAAAAACCTGCGTATTACAAAACGGGTAGCGCAACCGTGCAGCGGCCAGTGCTGCGCTACGACATCACGCGCAACATCCTGAAAATCATTGCCGCTGACCCCGACACGGCCAGCCAGGGCGCCAACGTAATGCTGTACCGCGGGGCCAAACGCTTGGCGCTGAAGCCCAGCTACACGGTGCAAGGCCAGAATACGTATCTGTTCGACCTGCGCGCCGGCTTGCCCGATTCCATGCAATTTGGCCGCACCACGCGCCGCTTCGACCGGCAGGCTATTATTCCGGCCGGCGAGGATTTTTCCTTTTCGAATGCCCATCTCAACCTGAGCTTTGGCCCGCAGACGCTGTTTGATACGCTCTACCTTCAAACTTCTTACAAAGACGGCCTCTGGACGGTGCAGAATCAGCGCACGCCGCTGGCGCAGCCGCTGCGCATGACGCTGAAGCCCGAGCAAGAGGTGGTAGATAAAGAGCGCTCGGCCGTGTACATGATCAATGCCAGCGGCGGGCGCCTCTACCAAGGTGGCAAGTGGAACGGCAACGAGATTACGGTGCCGATCAAGCTGTTTGGCTCGTTTCGGATTCTGGCCGACACCATTCCGCCCACGGTAAAGCTCACCCGCAAATCGCCGGCTGGCCTCAGCTTCCAGGTGGGCGACAACCTGTCTGGGTTGTCGAGTTACCGGCTGCTCGTGAACGGCAAGTGGCGCTTGCTGCGTTACGAATACAAAACGGCGACGCTCTTCACCGATAGCCAAGACCATACGGTACCCCTGACGGGCGAGGCCGAGCTTCACCTCACCGACCAAGCCGGCAACGAGAAAGTGCTCGCTTTTCGGATCTAG
- a CDS encoding fumarylacetoacetate hydrolase family protein: MKILCIGRNYAEHIAELKNEVPDEPVIFTKPDTALLQRGMPFFYPDFSKDIHHEIELVLRVSKNGKNIEEKFAHTYFDAIGLGIDFTARDLQSKAKSKGLPWDLAKGFDGSAPLSNTFKPVSEFTDLQNINFRLEVNGEVRQRGNSGMMLHNFAAQISYISRFITLKMGDLIFTGTPSGVGPVQIGDQLTGYIEDEKLLDVAVK, from the coding sequence ATGAAAATACTTTGCATCGGCCGCAACTACGCCGAACACATTGCCGAACTCAAAAACGAAGTTCCCGACGAGCCCGTCATCTTTACCAAGCCCGATACGGCCCTGCTGCAACGTGGCATGCCTTTCTTTTACCCCGATTTTTCTAAAGACATTCACCACGAAATTGAGCTGGTGCTGCGCGTGAGCAAAAACGGCAAAAATATCGAGGAGAAGTTTGCGCACACCTATTTCGACGCCATTGGATTGGGCATCGACTTTACTGCCCGCGACCTGCAAAGCAAAGCCAAAAGCAAAGGCTTGCCCTGGGACTTGGCTAAAGGCTTCGACGGATCCGCACCGCTTTCCAACACCTTTAAGCCGGTTTCAGAATTCACTGATTTACAGAATATTAACTTCCGCCTGGAAGTAAATGGCGAAGTGCGCCAGCGGGGCAACTCGGGCATGATGCTGCACAATTTCGCGGCTCAGATCAGCTACATTTCGCGGTTTATCACCCTGAAAATGGGCGATCTGATTTTCACAGGCACGCCCAGCGGCGTAGGCCCGGTGCAAATCGGCGATCAATTGACGGGTTACATCGAGGACGAGAAGCTGTTGGATGTTGCTGTTAAATAA
- a CDS encoding M48 family metallopeptidase: MLKKLVLAGCLLAASSCTTVPITGRRQLSLVSDSEMITMAEQQYAEVLKTSKLSTNSSQTAMVRRVGQRIQQAVETYFRQQNAQDQLAGYQWEFNLIEDKQENAWCMPGGKVAVYTGILPITQDEQGLAVVLGHEIAHAVAKHSTERMSQQMAAQGLTSVASAAVGQAPSTSQNLFLQVVGAGSQLGLLKYGRNQESEADHLGLIFMAMAGYNPDGAVSFWQRMDSRENQASPPEFLSTHPSNGTRIADIQRELPEARKYYKPR, translated from the coding sequence ATGTTAAAAAAACTTGTCCTTGCCGGCTGCCTGTTAGCGGCCTCGAGCTGCACCACCGTTCCGATTACAGGCCGGCGGCAATTGAGCTTAGTATCTGATTCTGAAATGATTACGATGGCTGAGCAACAATACGCCGAAGTGCTCAAAACCAGTAAGTTGTCTACTAATTCTTCCCAGACGGCCATGGTCCGGAGGGTGGGGCAGCGCATTCAGCAGGCGGTGGAAACGTATTTCCGCCAGCAAAATGCGCAAGACCAACTCGCTGGCTATCAGTGGGAATTCAACCTGATTGAAGACAAGCAGGAGAATGCCTGGTGTATGCCGGGCGGCAAAGTAGCCGTGTACACCGGCATTCTGCCCATCACGCAGGATGAACAAGGCCTGGCCGTGGTACTGGGCCACGAAATTGCCCACGCTGTGGCCAAGCACAGCACCGAGCGGATGAGCCAGCAAATGGCCGCTCAAGGCCTGACTTCGGTAGCTTCAGCCGCCGTTGGCCAAGCGCCTTCGACCTCGCAAAACCTGTTTCTGCAAGTAGTGGGGGCTGGTTCGCAGTTGGGTTTGCTGAAATACGGTCGCAACCAGGAAAGCGAAGCCGACCACTTGGGCCTCATCTTTATGGCGATGGCTGGCTACAACCCCGACGGGGCCGTGTCGTTCTGGCAGCGCATGGATTCGCGGGAAAACCAAGCCTCGCCGCCCGAGTTTCTATCTACTCACCCCTCCAACGGCACCCGCATCGCGGACATTCAGCGCGAATTGCCCGAAGCTCGTAAATACTACAAGCCCCGCTAA